The following DNA comes from Micromonospora chokoriensis.
GGGACACCGTGGCCGACGCGCTGCGGTCGGCCTGGGCCGGCTGTGACGCGGTGGTCGCGTTCCTGGCCACCGGAGCGGTGGTACGGATCCTCGCGCCGCTGCTCGGCGACAAGGACAGCGACCCCGCCGTGGTGGTCGTTGACGAGGCGGCCCGACACGCCGTGGCGCTGCTCGGCGGGCACGCCGGCGGCGGCAACGACCTCGCCGAGCGGGTGGGCGCACTGCTGGACGCCCGACCGGTGATCACCACCGCCACCGACGCCGTCGGTCTGCCCGGGCTGGACACCCTCGGCTGGCCGGTGCAGGGCGCGGTCGCCACAGTGTCCCGGGCCATCCTGGACGGTGCGCCCGTCCAGCTGATCGCCGACGCCGACTGGCCGCTGCCCGCCCTCCCACCGAACGTCCAACCCCGAACGGTCGGCACCGACCCCGACGGGGTCGCCGGCGGCGGGTACCGGCTGCTGGTCACCGACCGGGTGGTGCCCCTCGACGAACGGACCGCCGTCCTGCGGCCACCGTCGCTGGTCGCCGGGGTGGGCGCGAGTCGGGGCGTACCCGCCGAGGAGGTGGCCGAGCTGCTGCACCGGGTGCTGGCCGAGGCCGGACTGCACCCGGCGAGCCTACGGTGCCTGGCCAGCGCCGACGTCAAGGCCGACGAGGCAGGCATCCGCAGCACCGCCGACGCGCTCGGCGTACCCCTGGTGACCTGGCCGGCGACGCGCCTGGCGGCGATCGACGTGCCGCACCCCAGCGAGGTGGTCCGCGCCGCCGTCGGCACACCGAGCGTCGCGGAGGCCGCGGCCCTGCTCGGCGCGGACGGCCGGGCCGACGACGCCACGCTGCTGGTCGGCAAGACCGCGACGGCGATGGCCACCGTGGCGGTGGCCCGGCACGCGCCGCGCGGCCGGCTGGCCGTCGTCGGCCTCGGGCCGGGCGCGCCCGACCTGCGCACCCCCCGCGCGGTGGCCGAGCTGCGCCGCGCCGCCGTGGTGGTCGGCCTGGACCAGTACCTCGACCAGGTCCGCGACGTGTTCCGCCCGGGCACCCGGGTCCTGTCCAGCGGGCTGGGCGCGGAGGAGGCGCGGGCCCGCGCCGCCGTCGCCGAGGCCGCCGCCGGACGGGCGGTCGCGCTGGTCGGGTCCGGCGACGCCGGGGTGTACGCGATGGCCAGCCCCGCCCTGGAGTACGCCGACGAACGGATCGACGTGGTGGGCGTGCCCGGGGTGACCGCCGCCCTCGCCGCCGGCGCGTTGCTCGGCGCGCCGCTCGGCCACGACCACGCCTACGTGAGCCTGTCCGACCTGCACACCCCGTGGGAGGTCATCGAGCGTCGGGTGACCGCCGCCGCCGAGGGTGACTTCGTGACGGTGTTCTACAACCCGCGCAGCCGGGCCCGGGACTGGCAGCTCGGCAAGGCGCTCGGCATCCTCGCCGCGCACCGGCCACCGGACACCCCGGTCGGTGTGGTGCGCAACGCCAGCCGCCCCGGCGAACGGGTGCACCTGGCGACGGTGGCCACCCTCGCCCCGGCGGTGGTCGACATGTACAGCGTCGTCGTGGTCGGCAACAGCGACACCAGGCTGGTCGCCGGGCGGATGGTCACCCCCCGGGGGTACCGGTGGCGGTCGTGACGATCGACGCGTGCCAGGGCTGCGGCGCGTGCCTGCTCACCTGCCCCACCCACGCCATCCGGCCCGTCCCCGGCGGCCTGACGGTCCACGCCGAGGCGTGCACCGGCTGCCTGGAATGCCTGGAGATCTGCCCCGTCGACGCGATCAGCGTCGCGTCCGACCCTTCCGAAGGAGCCCGATGAGCCGGGTCGTGCACCCGATCGAGGTCGAGTCGTACCGCATCCTGCGCGAGCGCGTCGACCTGTCGCACCTGCCTCCGCTGACCCGGGCGGTGACCGAACGGGTGGTGCACGCCAGCGCCGACCTCGCGTACGTCGACGAGCTCGTCTGCGACGAGGCCGCCCTCGAATCCGGCCTGGCCGCGCTGCGCGCCGGAGCGCCGGTGGTCACCGACGTGGCGATGGTCGCCGCCGGCATCACCCGAGCCGGCCTGGACCTGGTCTGCCCGGTCGCCGAGCCGGCCGCCGCCGAGCTGGGCCGCTCGGCCGGGATCACCCGCTCGGCGGCGGCCGTACGGATCGCCCTCGACCGGGTCGGCCCCGGCGCGGTCTGGGTGGTCGGCTGCGCGCCGACGGCACTCGTCGAACTGCTCACCCTGGACGCCGCCCCGGCGCTGGTCGTCGGCCTGCCGGTCGGTTTCGTGGGGGCCGCCGAGTCGAAGGCGGCGCTGCGGGCCAGTGGCCTGCCCGGGGTGTCCAACGTGGGCGAGAAGGGTGGTTCGGCGGTCGCCGCCGCCGCCCTCAACGCCCTGCTCTACGTCGAGGAGAAGTCATGACCGGATTGGTCGTCGTCGGGCACGGTACCCGCAGCACGGCCGGGGTCGACCAGTTCGCCGCGCTCGTCGAACGGGTCCGCCGCCGCGGCGACATCGGGGACGTCGAGGGCGGCTTCATCGAGCTGTCCCGCCCGCCGCTGACCGACGCCGTCGGCGCGCTCGTCGCGCGCGGGCACCGCGCGCTGGTGGCGCTGCCGCTGGTGCTCACCGGCGCCGGACACGGCAAGGGCGACATCCCCGCCGCGATGGCCCGGGAGCAGGAACGCCACCCCGGGCTGACCTACCGCTACGGCCGCCCGCTCGGCCCGCACCCGCTGCTGCACACCGCCCTCGAAGAACGCATCGACGCCGCGCTGGCGGGTGCCGACCGGGCCGGCACTGGGCCGGCGGGTGCCGACCGGGCCGGCACGTGGGTCGCGTTGATCGGGCGGGGGTCCACCGACCCGGACGCCAACGCCGAGGTCGCCAAGGTCGCCCGTCTGCTCTGGGAGGGGCGTGGCTACGCCGGCGTCGAGCCGGGGTTCATCTCCCTCGCCCAGCCGTCGGTCCCGGCGGTGCTGGAACGGCTGCGCCGCCTCGGCGCGCGGCGCATCGTCGTCGCCCCCTACTTCCTGTTCGCCGGGGTGCTGCCGGACCGCATCGTCGCCCAGTCGGCCGAGTTCGCCGCCGCCCACCCCGACCTCGACGTGCGGGTGGCCGAGGTGATCGGCGACTGCGACGCCCTGGCCGACCTGGTCCGGGAGCGCTACGCCGAGGCGCTGGGCGGCGACATCCGGATGAACTGCGACACCTGCGCGTACCGGGTGGTGATGCCCGGCTTCGCCGACAAGGTCGGTCGCCCGCAACGCCCGCACGACCACCCCGACGACCCGGTCGGCCACCACCATCACCACGGGCACGACCACCACCATGACCACCACGCGCACGAGCACGGGTCGGTCGCGGTGGTCGGCGGCGGGCCGGGCCCCGACGACCTGATCACGGTACGCGGGAAGGCGCTGCTCGACGCGGCGGACGTCGTGGTGGTCGACCGGTTGGCCCCGCAGGGACTGCTCGCCGGGCTGCGCCCCGACGTGCTGGTGGTCGACGCTGCCAAGGTCCCCCGTGGTCCGTCGATGGCGCAGCAGGCGATCAACGCGGCGCTGGTGTCGCACGCCAAGGCCGGCCGTCGGGTGGTCCGCCTCAAGGGCGGCGACCCGTACGTCTTCGGGCGCGGTCACGAGGAGGTGCAGGCCTGTGCGGCGGCCGGGGTGCCGGTGACGGTCGTGCCGGGGGTGAGCAGCGCGCTCGCCGCACCGGCCCTCGCC
Coding sequences within:
- the cobJ gene encoding precorrin-3B C(17)-methyltransferase, which translates into the protein MPDLTVTTSIGLVAATAAGRRHADTVAAAWPHARLVEGDTVADALRSAWAGCDAVVAFLATGAVVRILAPLLGDKDSDPAVVVVDEAARHAVALLGGHAGGGNDLAERVGALLDARPVITTATDAVGLPGLDTLGWPVQGAVATVSRAILDGAPVQLIADADWPLPALPPNVQPRTVGTDPDGVAGGGYRLLVTDRVVPLDERTAVLRPPSLVAGVGASRGVPAEEVAELLHRVLAEAGLHPASLRCLASADVKADEAGIRSTADALGVPLVTWPATRLAAIDVPHPSEVVRAAVGTPSVAEAAALLGADGRADDATLLVGKTATAMATVAVARHAPRGRLAVVGLGPGAPDLRTPRAVAELRRAAVVVGLDQYLDQVRDVFRPGTRVLSSGLGAEEARARAAVAEAAAGRAVALVGSGDAGVYAMASPALEYADERIDVVGVPGVTAALAAGALLGAPLGHDHAYVSLSDLHTPWEVIERRVTAAAEGDFVTVFYNPRSRARDWQLGKALGILAAHRPPDTPVGVVRNASRPGERVHLATVATLAPAVVDMYSVVVVGNSDTRLVAGRMVTPRGYRWRS
- a CDS encoding DUF362 domain-containing protein; this encodes MAVVTIDACQGCGACLLTCPTHAIRPVPGGLTVHAEACTGCLECLEICPVDAISVASDPSEGAR
- a CDS encoding precorrin-8X methylmutase, yielding MSRVVHPIEVESYRILRERVDLSHLPPLTRAVTERVVHASADLAYVDELVCDEAALESGLAALRAGAPVVTDVAMVAAGITRAGLDLVCPVAEPAAAELGRSAGITRSAAAVRIALDRVGPGAVWVVGCAPTALVELLTLDAAPALVVGLPVGFVGAAESKAALRASGLPGVSNVGEKGGSAVAAAALNALLYVEEKS
- the cobA gene encoding uroporphyrinogen-III C-methyltransferase, producing MTGLVVVGHGTRSTAGVDQFAALVERVRRRGDIGDVEGGFIELSRPPLTDAVGALVARGHRALVALPLVLTGAGHGKGDIPAAMAREQERHPGLTYRYGRPLGPHPLLHTALEERIDAALAGADRAGTGPAGADRAGTWVALIGRGSTDPDANAEVAKVARLLWEGRGYAGVEPGFISLAQPSVPAVLERLRRLGARRIVVAPYFLFAGVLPDRIVAQSAEFAAAHPDLDVRVAEVIGDCDALADLVRERYAEALGGDIRMNCDTCAYRVVMPGFADKVGRPQRPHDHPDDPVGHHHHHGHDHHHDHHAHEHGSVAVVGGGPGPDDLITVRGKALLDAADVVVVDRLAPQGLLAGLRPDVLVVDAAKVPRGPSMAQQAINAALVSHAKAGRRVVRLKGGDPYVFGRGHEEVQACAAAGVPVTVVPGVSSALAAPALAGVPVTHRGVAHDLTVVSGHLPPGHPDSLVDWAALARARGTVVLLMAVDTIAKIAAVLIEHGRAPETPVLAVQDAGLPDQRSVSARLDEIGAVAAREGVGPPAVFVLGPVVALSATGPTG